One genomic segment of Rhinolophus sinicus isolate RSC01 linkage group LG11, ASM3656204v1, whole genome shotgun sequence includes these proteins:
- the GALNS gene encoding N-acetylgalactosamine-6-sulfatase translates to MAPVDAAMRWRLLLVLSALGLGATGVPQPPNILLLLMDDMGWGDLGVYGEPSRETPNLDRMAAEGMLFPNFYTANPLCSPSRAALLTGRLPIRNGFYTTNGQARNAYTPQEIVGGIPDTELLLPELLKGAGYVSKIVGKWHLGHRPQFHPLKHGFDEWFGSPNCHFGPYDNRARPNIPVYRDWEMVGRFYEEFPINQKTGEANLTQIYLQEALDFIKRQQAAQRPFFLYWAIDATHAPVYASEPFLGTSQRGRYGDAVREIDDSVGKILSLLQDLRIAEHTFVFFTSDNGAALISAPKQGGSNGPFLCGKQTTFEGGMREPAIVWWPGRISAGQVSHQLGSVMDLFTTSLSLAGLEPPSDRVIDGLNLLPAMLQGKLMDRPIFYYRGNTLMAVTLGQYKAHFWTWTNSWEEFRQGIDFCPGQNVSGVTTHMQEEHTKLPLVFHLGRDPGERYPLSFASTEYLDVLRRITPVVEQHQEALVPGQPQLNVCNQAVMNWAPPGCEKLGKCLTPPESVPKKCSWPH, encoded by the exons ATGGCGCCGGTTGATGCGGCAATGAGGTGGCGGCTGCTACTGGTGCTAAGTGCATTGGGGCTGGGGGCCACAGGCGTCCCACAGCCCCCCAACATCCTGCTCCTGCTCATGGACGAC ATGGGGTGGGGTGACCTAGGAGTATACGGAGAACCTTCCAGAGAGACCCCGAATTTGGACCGGATGGCCGCCGAGGGCATGCTTTTCCCGAACTTCTACACAGCCAACCCTCTGTGCTCACCAT CAAGGGCAGCCCTGCTCACTGGACGTCTGCCCATCCGCAATGGCTTCTACACCACCAACGGGCAGGCCCGGAATG CCTACACGCCCCAGGAGATCGTGGGCGGCATCCCAGACACCGAGCTCCTCCTGCCTGAGCTGCTGAAGGGGGCCGGCTACGTCAGCAAGATCGTGGGCAAGTG GCATCTGGGCCACAGGCCTCAGTTCCACCCCTTGAAGCATGGATTTGATGAGTGGTTTGGATCCCCCAACTGTCACTTTGGACCTTATGACAACAGGGCCAGGCCTAACATCCCCGTGTACCGGGACTGGGAGATGGTTGGCAG attttacgAAGAATTTCCAATTAACCAGAAGACTGGAGAAGCCAACCTAACCCAGATCTATTTACAG GAAGCCCTGGATTTCATTAAGAGGCAGCAGGCAGCTCAGCGCCCCTTCTTTCTCTACTGGGCCATCGACGCCACACATGCACCTGTTTATGCTTCAGAGCCTTTCCTGGGCACCAGTCAGCGAGGGCG GTATGGGGACGCTGTCCGGGAGATTGATGACAGTGTGGGGAAAATCCTGAGCCTTCTTCAGGACCTGAGGATCGCAGAGCACACGTTTGTTTTCTTCACCTCTGACAATGGCGCTGCTCTCATTTCTGCTCCCAAACAAG GCGGTAGTAATGGCCCCTTTTTGTGCGGGAAGCAGACCACGTTTGAAGGTGGAATGAGGGAGCCTGCAATCGTGTGGTGGCCCGGACGCATCTCTGCAGGCCAG GTGAGCCACCAGCTGGGCAGCGTCATGGACCTCTTCACCACCAGCCTGTCCCTCGCGGGCCTGGAGCCACCCAGCGACAGGGTGATTGATGGCCTCAACCTCCTCCCTGCCATGCTGCAGGGCAAGCTGATGGACAG GCCCATATTCTATTACCGTGGCAACACGCTAATGGCGGTCACCCTGGGCCAGTACAAGGCCCACTTCTGGACCTGGACCAACTCATGGGAGGAGTTCAGACAG GGCATTGATTTCTGCCCGGGGCAGAACGTCTCAGGAGTCACCACCCACATGCAGGAAGAGCACACGAAGCTGCCCCTGGTCTTCCATCTGGGACGAGACCCAGGGGAGAGGTATCCCCTCAG CTTTGCCAGCACCGAGTACCTGGACGTCCTTCGCAGGATCACCCCAGTCGTTGAGCAGCACCAGGAGGCCTTGGTCCCTGGACAGCCCCAGCTCAATGTGTGCAACCAGGCGGTCATG